ACCCCTGAGCCTGCTTGTACCAAGAAGCCATCACTGTGACCATGGTAACACCCGTCGAACTTAATGATAAGGTTACGTTCGGTATAACCACGAGCAAGACGGACGGCACTCATAGTGGCCTCTGTACCCGAGTTTACCATACGCACCATATCCATACTCGGGAAGAATGCCTTGATCTTCTGAGCCATCTCTATCTCCTGCTCGACACAAGCTCCGAAACCTGTACCTCTCTCGACAGCAGTCTTTACGGCTTCGATCATGGCAGGGTGTGCATGCCCCAAGATGTGAGGTCCCCAAGAGGAGATAAAGTCAACGTACTCGTTGCCATCGACATCGAAGATATGCCCAGCCTTACCGTGCTGAATGTAGATCGGCGTCATACCTACCGACTTGAATGCCCGTACGGGGCTATTCACCCCCCCGGGGATGTGCTTGCAAGCCTCTGCAAACAATGCTTTGGATCTATCAAATATCATAGGATATCAAGGATTGTTACGTAGATACTGTGCTGCCTCTTTTGCAAAATAGGTCAAGATGATCTTAGCTCCGGCTCTACGGATAGAGAGGAGACTTTCCATCATCACACGATCATGGTCGATCCACCCCTTTTCGGCAGCTGCTTTGATCATTGCATACTCTCCACTGACATGGTAAGCAGCCATAGGAAGATCGTATCTCTGCGAAGCCTCATGTAAGATATCCAGATAAGCGAGTGCAGGCTTGACCATGATGATGTCTGCCCCTTCGAGGATATCCTGCTCGATCTCACGAAGAGCCTCACGCCCATTGGCGGGATCCATCTGATACCCCCTCCGATCACCAAACGAAGGTGCAGAGTCTGCAGCTATACGGAATGGACCATAGAATGCCGAACTAAACTTCGAAGCATAAGACATGATGGGGATATGAGAGAAACCAGCCTCATCAAGCCCCTTACGGATAGCAGCGATGCGACCGTCCATCATATCTGAAGGAGCAATCATCTTGGCACCACAGCGAGCCATCGAAACCGACTGTTGAACGAGATACTTCACTGTCTCATCGTTATCAACCTCATGACCATGAAGGATGCCACAGTGACCATGATCTGTGTACTCACACATACAGATGTCGGCAACGGTGATCATATCAGGCAAAGCCTCTGTGAGTGCTCTCAAACCCTGTTGTACAATACCGGTATCATGCAGTGCTTCACTTCCTGTCGCATCCTTGTGAGCGGGGATACCGAAGAGCATGACACTCTTCACACCCAAATCGTACAATTCCCTACACTCCTTTACAAGTTCATCGACAGATAGATGGTACTGCCCGGGGAGAGAACTGATCTCCTTACGAATACCTTCTCCATGCACCACAAAAAGAGGGTGGATGAAGTCCGATGGATGTAGTCTTGTCTCACGGACGAGATCTCTCATGTTGGCAGAGGATCTGAGTCTTCTAAGTCTTACTTCTGGATACATAAGTCTAAAAGTATTATATGGTTATATTGATTATTCTCTTTTTATGCTGTCTACAACGACTCGTACCACATCTTCAGGATGTGGGCTTGCCGCTTCGGAGATATTTTTATAGCCGTATTGCTCCAATTTCTCTGTCGTCTTGGGGCCTATACTTATTGCCAAGAACGTATTCCCGACGACCCATGGAGCATTCTTTATGGCCTCTATCCATGAGGTTACTCCGGAGGGGCTGTAAAATACAAAAAAGTCAGGACATCTTGATAATCCTTGGAGCATTTTGGAGAATAAAGGGTTAAGCACCGTCTCATAGATTGGGACAAGAAAATAGTCAAAACCGTTGGTCTGAAAACACTCCTTCAGGTAGAGTCCTGCAATATCTGATGTGGGTTGGACAAGCGTTGTCCTTATATCATTCTCGGCATCATACTTCTTGAGTAAAGGAAGCAGCTCAGCAGCCAAGCCTTGGGAGGTCTCTATTGAAGGTCTGAACCAAACCCTTACTCCCTCGGACTCCAACAAGCGTTCGGTGGACAGACCGATGGCCACAGTCTTCCCCTCAGGAAGCCCAAATCGATCAATAAAATGTCTCGCTCCTCGAGGCGAAGTAAAGATGAAGCACAACTCTCCCTCTCGTCCAAAAGCACCCTTGTCAACTTCACAGGGTCTCGTGATGATCGGAGCCATACACGACAGCTCAATGTCTGAGACGATCGACTTGATCCCCTCGACGATGTCTTGTGCCATCTCCTGCTCTCTACCTATGATACCAAACTTCATGGTCTCTTCAGCGTCTCTGCAATCTCTGTTATAAAATCATCGTGTAGAGGATACTCACCAGAGAAGTCATGGCGCATACCGCCCATACCTTCTCCGAGTGCAAAGAAAGCAGTCCCCTTGACCACATTTCCCTCAAGTGTACAGAGCACTCCAAATGGGATGGCACAACCGCCCCCCAGTCTATTGAGCAACTGTCTTTCGTAGTGTGTCATCTGATGCGATACCAAGTGATCCACTTCACGAGCAATGGCACAAGCCTCCTCATTGTCCTTGGCACACTGAATAGCCACAGAGGCCTGTCCGGGCGCAGGGGCAATGACTTCAGGAGAGATATAGTAAGATATTTCGTGCTCCAATCCAAGCCTCTTTATTCCTGCGGCAGCCATGATGATGGCATCATACTCCCCATTTCGTAGTTTTGAGATCCGTGTCTCGACATTCCCTCTGATGGGACCAAAACTCGTGCCGGTGGCTTCATCACCGAGGGCTTTTGTCAACTGAGCCACACGGCGAGGGCTTGATGTTCCTATCCGCTTGCCACGGAGATCCTTGATATCCTTGACCTCAAAGTTGGCAATCACGACATCCCTCGGATCGTCACGCTCCATCACTGCGGCAAGACACAGACGATCATCCATATCCACAGGGAGATCCTTGAGACTATGTACCGCAAAATCTATGTCATGAGTGACAAGCTGTTCTTCCAACTCCTGAGTAAATAAGCCCTTGGAAAGCGTATTTGAATGCAGAGCAATGTCCAGACGCTCATCTCCCCTTGTAGAGATGACCTTGACCTCCACCTCCACTCCACACGCGGTCTCTATAGATCTTTTTGCCTCGTAGGCTTGCCAAAGAGCAAGTCGACTTCCCCTCGTACCGATAACATACTTTCTTTTCATAGAGAGTTACATCGTTAGGAGTTTTTTGACGACATCTGCATAGACCGGATCCTTGGTCTCCTCTGTAAGTCTCCTGAGCCTTGTGATCATCGTTGTCGAATACAAGTGAGAGAGGTGAGCACAGTGCTTCCGGACCTCATCCGCCACAGCACTGTCCATATCCATACTGATGTTCGCCAACTCTTGTGCCAATATCTCTTCGGCATCACTACGCACCAAGCTGTATACATCCCTTATCGTAAGCCCCTCACGCCACTGTTGAAACTCTATGATGGCCGTATCTATGAGTTCTCTCACGCCCTCGGGTATCATTGCATTGGCTCCTGAATACAGCGACCCCAAATCATCGATGCAATACAAAGAAATCCCTTCGATCTCTGCCGTATCCTCTGCCACATTTCGTGGCAAGGCCATATCGAATATGTCCACCGGCATCATCCCCTCTGAAAAGGATGATTTATCGATGATCGGTGTCGAAGCCGAAGTCGCCACCCAGAGCCAACGCACCCCTCTCAAAGCGGTAGAGAGGGTATCTCCATGATATACCTGAGAGATCTGATGCCCCTCTGCGCACTTGACAGCTCTATCAGCAGTCCTATTATAGATCGCAATATCGGTGACGCCAAGAGACTTGAGACTCTGTATCACAGTGACAGCCATCTGCCCTGCCCCTATGATCAAGGTACGCCCCATCTTGAGACCATCACCGTACTTACGCCTCATGAGCTCGACTGCAGCGGCTCCTGCCGATGCATTGACGGCCTTGACGGGATGAGTCGTACGCACGACCTTTGCGACCTCCAAAGCCTTGTCAAAGAGACGGAGGATGATATTTGTCGTCACACTGCCTGAACGAGCAAGGAATAAGGCCTCCTTGACCTGCCCCACAATCTGTGTCTCACCCTGCACAAGCGAACGGTAACCCGACACAAGAGCAAAGAGGTGATGTACTGCTGCCTCTTCGGACAAAAAGTAAAAGTAGCGTCTGTGGGTATTGGGCATCCTCTTGTACTCGATCACAAATCGGATCAAATGGTGCTCCAGCTCCTTCTCATCCAGATCACTATCCACATAGATCTCCATACGATTGCAGGTGGAGACCAGCACGCCGCCATTGATGATCTTCAGCGACTTTGCCCTGCGTAGGAAATCGACGACCTCCGCAGGCTTGAAAGAAAAAGCTTCTCTAATATCTATCGGAGCTGTCTTGTGGTCAACTCCTACTATTGATAGCATCTAACTTTATCCTTGGTTGTATTGAAAATAAACCGCCGAAGGCGTGCCCGATCTATCGACCGAGACACGCCCTCTTTGTGTACTTTGTTGTTATCTGCGTTGTCTCAGATTACTTATTGATAACCAATTCTTGACCACGCTCTTGGTAACGCTTAGCGACAACATTCCAGTCGATGATGTTCCACACTTGCTTGAGGTGCTCAGCTCTTCTGTTTTCGTAATCGAGGTAGTAAGCATGCTCCCACACATCGATACCCATGAGCGGTACGAGCCCCTTGGTGACAGGGTTACCTGCGTTAGGCTCCTTCACGATCTGGAGCTTTCCGTCCTTGTCGCAAGCCAACCAAGCCCAGCCCGAACCAAAGACAGTCACTGCCGCAGCCTCGAACTCTGCCTTGAACTTCTCGAAGTCTCCAAATGCGCTTGCCATAGCATCTGCAAGTTCGCCGGTAGGAGCACCACCACCGTTGGGGCTGAACTGTAGGAAGTAAAGGATATGGTTGAGATTTTGACCTGCATTGTTGAAGATACCGCCGTCGGACTCCTTCACGATAGTCACAAGATCCTTATCTGCGAAAGGAGTGCCATCGATAAGTTTGTTGAGGTTATCCACATAAGCTTGAAGGTGCTTGCCATGGTGTAGTTCGACCGTACGCTTGCTGATTACAGGAGCAAGAGCATCTGTTGCATAAGGAAGTTTTACAAGTTCGAATTTCATTTTTTTAATCTGTTTAGGTGTTTTAGCCCCATTGTGCTTGCTTACCACAGGGAGACTGCTGTCCGTAGACTTGTCAGACATAAGGGTAAAAGCGGAGAGTATAATAGCCACTCCCACTGCGACAAAAGGCGATATTCTGTTCATTTTAATAAGTTTTGAAATCAAATCACTCTTATAACATTTCGAGAATAAAAAAGGTTCAAAAAAAGTCGTTAAACTTGATAACGAAAGTCGTTAGATTCGATGACGAAAGTCGTTAAACTTGATGATGCCGGTCGTTAAACTTAATCCTCCAAGTCATGCCACTTGTTTCACAAAGAGATCTCACGCAAAACAAACCTTGAATATAAAGGCCATACGAAAAGGTGTTCCGTCATCCAAATGAGAGTTAGGGTTGAGCAAAAAAAAGAGGGAACCCGACCTGACAGACAATAGCCTTTTTGTCGCATCAGGTGGGGCTCCTCATTCG
This is a stretch of genomic DNA from Porphyromonas cangingivalis. It encodes these proteins:
- a CDS encoding Fe-Mn family superoxide dismutase, coding for MKFELVKLPYATDALAPVISKRTVELHHGKHLQAYVDNLNKLIDGTPFADKDLVTIVKESDGGIFNNAGQNLNHILYFLQFSPNGGGAPTGELADAMASAFGDFEKFKAEFEAAAVTVFGSGWAWLACDKDGKLQIVKEPNAGNPVTKGLVPLMGIDVWEHAYYLDYENRRAEHLKQVWNIIDWNVVAKRYQERGQELVINK
- the hemA gene encoding glutamyl-tRNA reductase; amino-acid sequence: MLSIVGVDHKTAPIDIREAFSFKPAEVVDFLRRAKSLKIINGGVLVSTCNRMEIYVDSDLDEKELEHHLIRFVIEYKRMPNTHRRYFYFLSEEAAVHHLFALVSGYRSLVQGETQIVGQVKEALFLARSGSVTTNIILRLFDKALEVAKVVRTTHPVKAVNASAGAAAVELMRRKYGDGLKMGRTLIIGAGQMAVTVIQSLKSLGVTDIAIYNRTADRAVKCAEGHQISQVYHGDTLSTALRGVRWLWVATSASTPIIDKSSFSEGMMPVDIFDMALPRNVAEDTAEIEGISLYCIDDLGSLYSGANAMIPEGVRELIDTAIIEFQQWREGLTIRDVYSLVRSDAEEILAQELANISMDMDSAVADEVRKHCAHLSHLYSTTMITRLRRLTEETKDPVYADVVKKLLTM
- the hemC gene encoding hydroxymethylbilane synthase; this encodes MKRKYVIGTRGSRLALWQAYEAKRSIETACGVEVEVKVISTRGDERLDIALHSNTLSKGLFTQELEEQLVTHDIDFAVHSLKDLPVDMDDRLCLAAVMERDDPRDVVIANFEVKDIKDLRGKRIGTSSPRRVAQLTKALGDEATGTSFGPIRGNVETRISKLRNGEYDAIIMAAAGIKRLGLEHEISYYISPEVIAPAPGQASVAIQCAKDNEEACAIAREVDHLVSHQMTHYERQLLNRLGGGCAIPFGVLCTLEGNVVKGTAFFALGEGMGGMRHDFSGEYPLHDDFITEIAETLKRP
- the hemB gene encoding porphobilinogen synthase, with protein sequence MYPEVRLRRLRSSANMRDLVRETRLHPSDFIHPLFVVHGEGIRKEISSLPGQYHLSVDELVKECRELYDLGVKSVMLFGIPAHKDATGSEALHDTGIVQQGLRALTEALPDMITVADICMCEYTDHGHCGILHGHEVDNDETVKYLVQQSVSMARCGAKMIAPSDMMDGRIAAIRKGLDEAGFSHIPIMSYASKFSSAFYGPFRIAADSAPSFGDRRGYQMDPANGREALREIEQDILEGADIIMVKPALAYLDILHEASQRYDLPMAAYHVSGEYAMIKAAAEKGWIDHDRVMMESLLSIRRAGAKIILTYFAKEAAQYLRNNP
- a CDS encoding uroporphyrinogen-III synthase; this translates as MKFGIIGREQEMAQDIVEGIKSIVSDIELSCMAPIITRPCEVDKGAFGREGELCFIFTSPRGARHFIDRFGLPEGKTVAIGLSTERLLESEGVRVWFRPSIETSQGLAAELLPLLKKYDAENDIRTTLVQPTSDIAGLYLKECFQTNGFDYFLVPIYETVLNPLFSKMLQGLSRCPDFFVFYSPSGVTSWIEAIKNAPWVVGNTFLAISIGPKTTEKLEQYGYKNISEAASPHPEDVVRVVVDSIKRE